The Verrucomicrobium spinosum DSM 4136 = JCM 18804 genome includes a region encoding these proteins:
- the argA gene encoding amino-acid N-acetyltransferase, translating to MSKFEDLRGILQYVPQFRERIFVIALDGAVMRLPNFTSLLQDIAVLQSLNIQVAISFGARLQIRDLAQARGITLSSDDGIGRTDTATLEVSADAISRLTSELVADLTALELRVAVPNALAVHPAGVIDGVDLEHTGRIERVDSRMLIGMLKEGIIPVLPPFGYDGRGTTLRLNSDAVAVETALALDAAKVIFVAEEGLVNSEGQRLAQLPIKLAREIAKRRDPHMDPSLVSKLRYAALACGEGVARVHIIDGRQDEVLLAELFSNEGVGTMIHADEYQQIRRARVSDIPSVMSMMRQSVEDAALAPRSREQVQKRINDFFVFELDGNLVGTVAVHMYETDKREKVAELACLFVSRAHKNKGHGRKLVTFAEDVARQRGAVWIFALSTQASRFFEEKMGYVDVGPGILPSDRREQYDRSGRNSKVLKKEMVGKSGVS from the coding sequence ATGAGCAAATTCGAAGACCTGAGAGGCATTCTCCAGTACGTTCCCCAGTTCCGGGAGCGGATTTTTGTGATCGCTCTGGATGGCGCAGTGATGCGCCTGCCGAACTTCACCAGCCTGCTTCAGGACATTGCTGTCCTGCAGTCGCTTAACATCCAGGTCGCCATCTCATTTGGCGCGCGGCTCCAGATTCGGGATCTGGCCCAGGCCCGGGGTATCACGTTATCCAGTGACGATGGGATCGGGCGCACCGACACCGCCACTCTTGAAGTCAGCGCTGACGCGATTTCACGACTGACCAGCGAGTTGGTGGCGGATCTCACCGCGCTGGAGCTCCGTGTTGCCGTCCCCAATGCCCTGGCCGTGCATCCGGCGGGAGTGATCGACGGCGTTGATCTGGAACACACCGGACGGATCGAGCGGGTGGATTCCCGGATGCTCATCGGTATGCTCAAAGAGGGGATCATCCCAGTGTTGCCGCCCTTTGGCTATGACGGACGAGGCACCACGTTGCGGTTGAATTCGGACGCGGTAGCCGTGGAGACAGCGCTGGCACTGGATGCTGCCAAAGTGATCTTTGTGGCAGAGGAAGGGTTGGTGAATAGCGAGGGCCAGCGTCTGGCGCAGCTCCCCATCAAGCTTGCTCGTGAAATTGCCAAGCGTCGGGATCCTCACATGGACCCCAGTCTGGTATCGAAGCTGCGGTATGCTGCCCTCGCCTGCGGCGAAGGCGTGGCCCGTGTTCACATCATCGATGGCCGCCAGGACGAGGTGTTGCTGGCCGAGTTGTTCAGCAATGAAGGCGTGGGCACCATGATCCACGCAGACGAGTATCAGCAAATTCGTCGTGCCCGGGTGAGTGACATCCCCTCCGTCATGTCGATGATGCGTCAGTCGGTGGAAGATGCCGCCTTGGCCCCGCGCTCACGCGAGCAGGTGCAGAAGCGTATCAACGACTTCTTTGTCTTTGAGCTGGACGGGAATCTTGTGGGTACCGTAGCGGTGCACATGTATGAAACCGACAAAAGGGAAAAGGTGGCTGAACTGGCCTGCCTGTTCGTCAGCCGGGCGCACAAGAACAAAGGCCATGGGCGTAAGCTTGTGACCTTTGCCGAGGATGTCGCGCGGCAGCGCGGTGCCGTCTGGATCTTCGCCCTCAGCACCCAAGCCTCCCGGTTCTTTGAAGAAAAGATGGGGTATGTGGACGTTGGCCCTGGCATTCTTCCCTCTGATCGGCGCGAGCAATACGACCGCAGCGGACGGAATTCGAAGGTGCTAAAGAAGGAGATGGTTGGCAAGTCTGGCGTGTCCTGA
- a CDS encoding MFS transporter — MASIPPPNARGRNMALTAAFLGWLFDGFEMGLFPLIGKPALQDLLAGTGDAAAITQGVDRWFTVIIATFLVGAASGGVFFGWLGDRIGRVRAMTFSIFTYAIFTGLCGFATEAWHVAILRFIASLGMGGEWALGVALVNELWTKGNRAWVAGAIGAAANIGYLLVAFLSLGMNNFLTSVQDIFASLGASQGLSDYLLHNQAWRFLMISGAFPAVLIFFIRLFVPESDKWEEEKKTGSTSHWSTPDLLGVLFGAVVAMLIIWAWSPMGVATPAATIITIVGFCAVVWGFLLPVRRYLQRSTAAGNMSEDMRRKVRSNLIIGATLAGIALLGTWGAAQQAPKWSTELAPNGYSHPMQYTQICTALGATVFALLTPLLADILNRRLTYLFCCITAMASSIFFFRFNTQIDTNFFISAFLMGGLTASFYGFFPLYLPELFPTAVRATGQGFCFNVGRIIAAIGGLQLANLIAVFGGDGASKLQASASAFTVLCSVYLVGMILIWFAPETKGKALQ, encoded by the coding sequence ATGGCCTCCATTCCCCCTCCTAACGCCCGCGGCCGAAATATGGCGCTCACCGCAGCCTTTCTTGGCTGGCTTTTTGACGGTTTTGAGATGGGGCTTTTCCCCTTGATTGGCAAGCCAGCGCTACAGGATTTGCTGGCCGGCACCGGAGATGCGGCTGCGATCACCCAGGGAGTGGACCGCTGGTTCACGGTAATCATCGCCACCTTCCTGGTGGGAGCAGCCTCAGGAGGCGTCTTCTTCGGCTGGCTGGGCGACCGGATCGGTCGCGTTCGGGCCATGACCTTCTCCATCTTCACGTATGCCATCTTCACTGGACTGTGCGGATTTGCCACTGAGGCCTGGCATGTAGCGATCCTACGCTTCATTGCATCCTTGGGAATGGGGGGGGAATGGGCTCTGGGCGTGGCCTTGGTCAATGAACTCTGGACCAAGGGCAACCGCGCTTGGGTAGCAGGAGCAATCGGAGCCGCGGCGAACATTGGGTACCTGCTGGTGGCCTTCCTCAGCCTCGGCATGAACAACTTCCTCACCTCGGTTCAGGATATCTTCGCCTCATTGGGAGCTTCGCAGGGTCTCTCGGACTATCTGTTGCACAACCAAGCGTGGCGCTTCCTCATGATCAGCGGTGCCTTCCCCGCCGTGCTCATCTTCTTCATCCGGCTCTTCGTGCCGGAGTCCGACAAGTGGGAGGAGGAAAAGAAGACTGGCTCCACCTCACACTGGAGCACCCCAGATCTGCTTGGCGTCCTGTTCGGGGCCGTCGTCGCGATGCTCATCATCTGGGCGTGGTCACCCATGGGCGTGGCCACCCCTGCGGCCACCATCATCACGATCGTGGGCTTCTGCGCCGTGGTCTGGGGCTTCCTCCTGCCAGTACGCCGCTATCTACAGCGGTCCACGGCGGCAGGCAACATGTCGGAGGACATGCGCCGCAAGGTGCGGTCCAACCTCATCATCGGTGCCACCCTCGCGGGCATTGCGCTGCTCGGCACTTGGGGAGCCGCCCAACAGGCACCCAAGTGGTCCACAGAGCTTGCTCCCAATGGGTATTCCCACCCCATGCAGTACACCCAGATCTGCACAGCGCTTGGAGCCACGGTTTTTGCGCTCCTCACACCCTTGCTCGCAGACATCCTGAATCGCCGGCTCACCTACCTCTTTTGCTGTATCACCGCCATGGCCTCCAGCATCTTCTTCTTCCGGTTCAACACTCAGATCGACACCAACTTCTTCATCAGTGCCTTCCTCATGGGCGGCTTGACGGCCTCTTTCTATGGATTCTTCCCCCTCTATCTGCCAGAACTCTTCCCAACGGCGGTTCGCGCCACCGGCCAGGGGTTCTGTTTCAACGTAGGCCGCATCATCGCGGCGATCGGCGGACTTCAACTGGCCAACCTCATCGCAGTCTTTGGCGGCGACGGAGCCTCCAAACTCCAAGCCTCGGCCAGCGCCTTCACGGTTCTGTGCAGCGTTTATCTGGTGGGTATGATCCTCATCTGGTTCGCCCCGGAAACCAAGGGGAAGGCATTGCAATAG
- a CDS encoding DUF1501 domain-containing protein, whose protein sequence is MAMSPILQSHLTPQFPRFGTTRREMLVSLSSGIGWLAFAALAQNGRGATGQDEPLRAHFPARAKRVIFLTMRGGPSHVDLFDYKPELIRRNGEVVRRGRDAAGAKYFGPAHGFAQHGESGHWIADTYPLLARHADDLCIVNSMHTDQPNHAQAFCQMHTGSFQFVRPSLGAWTIYGLGSESSNLPGFITLNPPADNGGAQNYGSAFLPAACQGTRLGSSQLPELYAALFKKDVAPGPPLKNLINENLTRPEQRRQVDLVRALNEHRLTQAGHQPEIEGTIESFELAFRMQAEVPEVLDLRGESEIVRKLYGVGEPNDRFARQCLLARRLAEAGVRFVEIASPTGWDHHHLLKDGLAKACSATDRPIAALLTDLKARGLLKDTLVVWAGEFGRTPYAQSGDGRDHNHRGYSIWMTGGGVKGGLRYGATDEFGHLAVVDPMHIHDWHATVLHLLGLDHKLLTFNYGGRDFRLTGTGGNVAVPIITS, encoded by the coding sequence GCTGGTTGGCGTTTGCAGCACTTGCTCAGAATGGACGTGGGGCAACGGGTCAGGACGAGCCTCTCAGAGCCCATTTTCCTGCGAGAGCCAAGCGCGTGATCTTTTTAACCATGCGGGGTGGCCCCTCCCATGTAGATCTGTTCGACTACAAGCCAGAGTTGATTCGAAGGAATGGTGAGGTCGTCAGGCGAGGGCGAGACGCCGCAGGGGCGAAGTACTTTGGGCCAGCTCACGGTTTTGCTCAGCACGGGGAGTCGGGGCACTGGATTGCCGATACCTACCCGCTCCTGGCCCGCCATGCAGACGATCTGTGCATCGTCAACTCCATGCACACGGATCAGCCCAACCATGCCCAGGCGTTTTGCCAGATGCACACGGGGAGCTTTCAGTTCGTTCGTCCATCCCTGGGAGCGTGGACGATCTATGGTTTGGGAAGTGAAAGTTCCAACTTGCCAGGGTTTATCACCCTCAACCCTCCCGCAGATAATGGCGGGGCGCAGAACTATGGGAGTGCCTTCCTTCCGGCTGCCTGCCAGGGGACGCGTCTGGGGAGCAGTCAGCTGCCAGAATTGTATGCCGCATTATTCAAGAAAGACGTGGCTCCGGGCCCTCCTCTTAAGAATCTGATCAACGAAAATCTCACGCGACCAGAACAGCGTCGGCAGGTCGATCTAGTTCGGGCGCTAAACGAGCACCGTCTGACCCAGGCGGGGCATCAGCCGGAGATTGAGGGGACCATTGAGTCCTTTGAACTGGCGTTTCGCATGCAAGCTGAGGTGCCGGAAGTGTTGGATCTTCGGGGAGAGTCGGAGATTGTACGCAAGCTTTACGGGGTTGGCGAGCCCAACGACCGGTTTGCCCGTCAGTGCCTGCTCGCGCGAAGGCTTGCCGAGGCCGGTGTCCGGTTTGTTGAGATCGCGTCTCCGACGGGATGGGACCACCACCATCTCCTCAAAGACGGGCTGGCGAAGGCGTGCTCTGCAACGGACAGGCCGATCGCCGCCCTGCTTACCGACCTCAAGGCGCGTGGTCTGCTCAAAGATACGCTGGTGGTTTGGGCGGGCGAATTTGGCCGTACTCCTTACGCTCAGAGTGGGGATGGACGGGATCATAATCACCGTGGCTACTCCATCTGGATGACCGGAGGCGGGGTGAAGGGGGGATTGCGATACGGTGCCACCGACGAGTTTGGTCATCTGGCGGTGGTAGATCCGATGCACATCCATGACTGGCATGCCACCGTCCTCCACCTGCTAGGGCTGGATCACAAGCTTCTGACATTTAATTATGGAGGGCGCGACTTTAGACTGACCGGGACGGGGGGCAATGTCGCGGTGCCCATCATTACTTCTTGA
- a CDS encoding DNA topoisomerase III — translation MSKSLIIAEKPSVAADLARALAKAPGMTPFKKESDFFENETHVITSAVGHLLEQEMPMKDGKKIGWGFTTLPILPEKFELKPIDKTADRYRAVTRLIKRKDVVDIINACDAGREGELIFRNIIEATGTKKPVSRMWMQSMTNGAILEAFDKLRTDEDMQPLANAAKCRSESDWIVGINSTRALTALNSRHGGFRLTPVGRVQTPTLTILAKREREITSFEPRTYYEVHALFDVAAGEYAGRWLDETFKKDETDEHLKAERLWDRETAEAIVARCFGKKATVEETTKPTRQVAPLLYDLTSLQREASNRFGFSARRTLQLAQALYEKHKALTYPRTDSRYLPNDYIATVKGTIRGFSDLTASKAGAFPVELRPFCDKILDEDWVRPNRRVFDTSKVSDHFAIIPTGQPPPKSLDEAEQKLYDMVLRRFLAVFFPAAEFDVTTRFSRIGEDVFKSDGKVLREAGWLEVYGKKAVDEQEGEGGGRVLVAVKPKEMADAKTVEMREESTKPPPRYNEATLLSSMEGAGKLVDDDELREAMSERGLGTPATRAAIIEGLIMDKYVERQGRELIVTTKGLDLVEQLSDLGAETLCSPELTGQWEYRLKLMEHRQLDRSSFMRDIRTLAADIVDKSKAYAKAAKERVLPDFIATCPFCGSKAFKNTEEFVACRTEDCKLRVFKNVAGRNLNDEELRTLIEKRFLPTMDGFRSRVGKEFSAGLEIKDDRKVNFVFEKGQSDEVNWDEAPVLCECPVCAKQGRKANIHILPVGYVCHTAITEPKKCNAKLPLELCKKRISEDNARKFFTQGKTDVIEGMISKKNRPFSAFLVCKAGDKRILGWEFPPREPKPKTAAAKSPGAKFGRQKSVPAEEQP, via the coding sequence ATGTCCAAATCCCTCATCATTGCCGAAAAGCCCAGCGTCGCTGCGGACCTTGCCCGCGCGCTTGCCAAGGCCCCCGGCATGACTCCTTTTAAGAAGGAAAGCGACTTTTTCGAAAACGAAACGCACGTCATCACCTCCGCCGTCGGTCACCTGCTGGAGCAGGAAATGCCCATGAAAGACGGCAAGAAAATCGGCTGGGGGTTCACAACTCTCCCGATTCTCCCGGAGAAGTTTGAGCTCAAGCCCATCGACAAGACGGCCGATCGCTACCGGGCCGTGACCCGCCTGATCAAGCGCAAGGATGTGGTCGATATCATCAATGCCTGCGATGCCGGGCGGGAAGGCGAGCTGATCTTCCGCAACATCATAGAGGCGACTGGGACGAAAAAGCCTGTCAGCCGGATGTGGATGCAGTCCATGACCAACGGGGCCATCTTAGAGGCCTTTGACAAGCTGCGGACGGACGAGGACATGCAACCTCTGGCCAATGCCGCCAAGTGCCGCAGTGAGAGCGACTGGATCGTGGGTATCAACAGCACAAGGGCCCTGACGGCTCTGAATTCCCGCCATGGCGGCTTCCGCCTCACCCCCGTCGGTCGCGTCCAGACCCCTACCCTGACCATTCTGGCCAAGCGCGAGCGCGAGATCACCTCTTTTGAGCCTCGCACCTATTATGAAGTTCACGCCCTCTTCGACGTCGCCGCTGGCGAGTACGCCGGACGATGGCTGGACGAGACCTTCAAGAAAGACGAAACTGACGAACACCTGAAGGCGGAGCGCCTTTGGGATCGTGAGACTGCGGAAGCAATCGTCGCCCGTTGTTTTGGGAAAAAGGCGACCGTGGAGGAAACCACCAAGCCCACCCGCCAGGTAGCACCACTGCTGTACGACCTGACCAGCCTTCAGCGTGAGGCGAGCAATCGCTTTGGCTTCAGCGCCCGTCGCACCCTGCAGCTGGCCCAGGCGCTGTACGAAAAACACAAGGCCCTCACCTACCCACGTACCGACTCCCGCTACCTTCCCAATGACTATATTGCGACGGTGAAAGGGACCATTCGTGGATTCTCAGATCTGACGGCCAGCAAGGCCGGGGCATTCCCTGTGGAGTTACGTCCATTCTGCGACAAGATCCTGGACGAGGACTGGGTGCGCCCTAACCGTCGTGTGTTCGACACCAGCAAAGTGAGCGATCACTTCGCCATCATCCCAACGGGTCAGCCCCCTCCAAAAAGCCTGGATGAAGCCGAGCAGAAACTCTACGACATGGTCTTGCGTCGCTTCCTGGCCGTCTTCTTCCCGGCGGCTGAGTTCGACGTCACCACCCGGTTCTCCCGGATTGGTGAAGATGTCTTCAAGTCCGACGGCAAAGTCCTGCGCGAAGCTGGCTGGCTAGAAGTCTATGGCAAAAAAGCTGTGGATGAACAGGAAGGCGAAGGTGGAGGCAGAGTGCTCGTGGCCGTGAAGCCGAAGGAAATGGCCGATGCCAAAACCGTGGAAATGCGCGAGGAATCCACGAAACCCCCACCCCGCTACAACGAAGCCACCCTGCTTTCCAGCATGGAAGGGGCAGGCAAACTGGTGGACGATGACGAACTGCGAGAGGCCATGAGTGAACGCGGGCTGGGCACCCCGGCCACACGAGCCGCAATCATCGAAGGTCTCATCATGGACAAATACGTCGAGCGACAGGGTCGCGAGTTGATCGTGACCACCAAGGGGCTCGACCTTGTGGAACAGCTTTCCGACCTGGGTGCCGAAACCCTCTGCTCGCCGGAACTCACCGGGCAGTGGGAGTACAGACTCAAGCTCATGGAGCACCGGCAGCTCGACCGCAGCAGCTTCATGCGGGACATCCGCACGCTGGCGGCAGACATCGTGGACAAGAGCAAAGCCTACGCAAAGGCAGCCAAAGAGCGTGTCCTGCCGGACTTTATCGCCACCTGTCCTTTCTGCGGTTCCAAGGCCTTCAAGAACACGGAGGAGTTTGTGGCCTGCCGGACAGAGGACTGCAAACTGCGGGTTTTCAAAAACGTGGCGGGGCGCAATCTGAACGATGAAGAACTCCGGACACTGATTGAAAAGCGGTTTCTCCCCACGATGGACGGCTTCCGCAGCCGCGTCGGCAAAGAGTTCAGCGCCGGCCTGGAAATCAAGGACGACCGGAAGGTCAATTTTGTCTTCGAGAAGGGACAGAGCGATGAAGTCAACTGGGATGAGGCCCCGGTCCTCTGTGAGTGCCCGGTATGTGCCAAACAAGGCAGGAAGGCGAACATTCACATCCTGCCGGTCGGCTACGTGTGCCACACCGCCATTACAGAGCCCAAGAAATGCAACGCCAAGCTCCCTCTGGAACTCTGCAAAAAGAGGATTAGCGAGGATAATGCCCGGAAATTCTTCACCCAGGGCAAGACGGATGTCATCGAAGGCATGATCTCCAAGAAAAACCGTCCCTTCAGCGCCTTCCTGGTGTGCAAGGCTGGTGACAAGCGCATCCTCGGCTGGGAGTTCCCGCCGAGGGAGCCCAAGCCCAAAACCGCGGCCGCCAAGTCTCCTGGAGCAAAGTTCGGACGTCAGAAGTCCGTCCCGGCAGAGGAACAACCCTAG
- a CDS encoding sodium:solute symporter, translating into MNFTWDILVLLLYFALILGIGLAQSRKNKSVESYALGDREMAWWAVLASIIAAEISAATFLGAPETGFSKQNWSYAQFAIGTVLARIIVSFLFIPVFYKHNVVSLYEFLGTRFGPWTRKFASVTFLVTRVLAMGTRLYVSAIIIVLAYALWTGAPVQPEMKFWLYAGAVVLVTLMTAIYTSVGGIRAVIWTDFIQVAVLLAALAFTIPYLLGRIPGGWETVGQVIKEPAFFDFAKPSEPGAWAWIKNVLTTEYTIWAAIIGSTFVTMSTHGIDQDTVQRMLTAKNRRQSAFATILSGIVDLPLVSAFIFIGVLLFAYYQAHPDSGMPAESREVFPYFIMKEMPAGMRGLVTAGILATAMGSLSTALNALATSFSRDFILPHLPADAPESKRISVLRWSTVLFAVLIILVGVATAWYMAHHPEAKIIPLVLGILGFTFGSLLGIFLVAVLTKSRGRDDTNILAMVCGILAVLFLSNPMGIQQMVGMKEPFVLSFPWRITLGTLVTVGVAMLFSTPQNKRTEMSNVVDRGE; encoded by the coding sequence ATGAATTTCACGTGGGATATCTTGGTGCTGCTGCTCTATTTCGCCCTGATTCTGGGGATCGGTCTCGCCCAGAGCCGGAAGAACAAGAGTGTGGAAAGCTATGCCCTGGGGGACCGGGAAATGGCTTGGTGGGCAGTCCTGGCATCCATCATTGCTGCCGAGATTAGCGCGGCGACGTTCCTAGGGGCACCGGAGACGGGTTTCAGCAAGCAGAACTGGAGCTACGCGCAATTTGCCATCGGCACGGTGCTGGCACGTATCATAGTGAGCTTTTTGTTCATTCCGGTGTTTTACAAGCACAATGTGGTGTCGCTCTACGAGTTCCTGGGCACCCGGTTTGGCCCATGGACGAGGAAGTTCGCCTCGGTGACGTTTTTGGTGACACGAGTTCTGGCGATGGGCACCCGGCTGTATGTTTCGGCGATTATCATCGTACTGGCCTATGCTCTCTGGACGGGGGCACCGGTGCAGCCTGAGATGAAATTTTGGCTCTACGCCGGTGCGGTGGTGTTGGTGACCCTCATGACCGCCATCTACACCTCAGTGGGTGGGATTCGGGCAGTGATCTGGACAGACTTCATCCAGGTGGCGGTATTGCTGGCGGCGCTGGCATTTACAATTCCCTATCTCCTCGGGCGCATCCCTGGAGGCTGGGAGACTGTGGGACAGGTTATCAAGGAGCCGGCATTTTTTGATTTTGCCAAACCCAGCGAGCCTGGAGCCTGGGCTTGGATCAAGAATGTGCTTACCACGGAATACACCATCTGGGCGGCCATCATCGGCAGCACTTTTGTCACGATGAGCACTCATGGCATCGACCAGGACACGGTGCAGCGCATGCTGACGGCGAAGAACCGCCGCCAGAGCGCATTTGCCACGATCTTGTCCGGTATTGTTGATCTGCCACTGGTCTCGGCCTTTATTTTTATCGGCGTCCTGCTGTTCGCCTACTACCAGGCGCATCCAGATTCGGGCATGCCAGCGGAGTCCCGGGAAGTCTTTCCGTATTTCATCATGAAGGAGATGCCGGCTGGCATGCGGGGTTTGGTCACTGCGGGAATCCTCGCGACCGCCATGGGTTCGCTGAGCACGGCGCTCAACGCCCTCGCCACCAGCTTCTCCAGAGACTTCATTCTTCCACATCTCCCGGCGGATGCGCCAGAATCCAAGCGCATTTCTGTTCTGCGCTGGAGCACGGTGCTTTTTGCGGTGCTTATCATCCTCGTTGGAGTGGCAACCGCGTGGTACATGGCCCACCATCCCGAGGCCAAGATCATTCCGCTGGTGCTTGGTATTCTGGGGTTCACTTTTGGTTCGTTGTTGGGAATCTTCCTCGTCGCAGTGCTCACAAAATCTCGGGGGCGGGATGACACCAATATCCTGGCCATGGTCTGTGGGATTCTCGCGGTGTTGTTCTTGAGTAATCCAATGGGCATCCAGCAGATGGTAGGGATGAAGGAGCCGTTTGTACTTTCGTTCCCCTGGCGCATTACATTGGGCACTCTCGTAACGGTGGGGGTGGCGATGCTGTTCTCAACCCCCCAGAACAAGCGGACGGAGATGTCGAATGTGGTGGACCGCGGGGAATAA